The following coding sequences are from one Lysinibacillus sp. FSL W8-0992 window:
- a CDS encoding YolD-like family protein, giving the protein MINDRGNMKWTSLMLPEHLVRLKEWKQEQFYEKKRELTEWELEEIEQTIQRAFKMKKLIKLTLWKSQKLYDEIGMITGTNIYNKELLLDTDLSIKHITFDMIQNASLVDTDD; this is encoded by the coding sequence ATGATTAATGATCGTGGAAATATGAAATGGACATCATTGATGTTGCCTGAACATTTAGTTCGGTTAAAGGAGTGGAAACAAGAGCAATTTTATGAAAAAAAGCGCGAGTTGACTGAATGGGAGCTAGAAGAGATAGAGCAAACAATACAGCGAGCTTTTAAAATGAAAAAGCTAATTAAGCTCACACTTTGGAAAAGCCAAAAACTATATGATGAAATTGGAATGATTACTGGGACAAATATTTATAATAAGGAATTGCTTTTAGATACCGATTTATCAATTAAGCATATTACCTTTGATATGATACAAAATGCGTCACTGGTAGATACTGATGATTAA
- the yunB gene encoding sporulation protein YunB gives MFFPRKRMKLRTNHKRGMQLNRLTLLIVASIICIVFFLYFLNERLKPTYLEYAEVQTNKIASYVVSKAINSRTSNVLDVNDIIEDVPSGTSVTTKFNTEIINRVRAETLELVKMYLEQAEHGELAHLPDLDNVEYDMNKIQEGDGIVFFVPLAQAADLPLLGNLGPKIPIRFHVIGNVHSNVTSDIREFGINSAYVEVGIHIEVNVQIIVPFASKSTTVSQDIPVAMGLTRGPVPNIYTNGGDAVQPSIEVPVPYQ, from the coding sequence TTGTTTTTCCCTCGAAAAAGGATGAAATTGCGAACGAATCATAAAAGAGGAATGCAGCTCAATCGTTTAACCTTATTAATTGTTGCGAGTATCATTTGTATAGTATTTTTTCTGTATTTTTTAAATGAACGTCTTAAACCCACATATTTGGAATATGCCGAAGTGCAGACGAATAAAATAGCGTCGTATGTTGTCAGTAAAGCCATTAACTCACGTACTTCTAACGTATTAGACGTTAATGATATAATCGAAGATGTACCATCTGGCACCTCTGTAACGACAAAATTTAATACTGAAATTATCAATAGAGTACGTGCAGAAACACTTGAACTTGTAAAAATGTATTTAGAGCAAGCAGAGCATGGAGAATTAGCCCATTTACCTGATTTAGATAATGTCGAATATGATATGAATAAAATTCAAGAAGGCGATGGAATTGTCTTTTTCGTCCCACTTGCACAGGCGGCTGATCTTCCTTTACTCGGTAATTTGGGGCCGAAAATACCAATTCGTTTTCATGTAATTGGTAATGTGCATAGTAATGTTACATCAGATATAAGGGAATTTGGCATTAATAGTGCCTATGTAGAAGTAGGTATTCATATAGAAGTTAATGTCCAAATAATAGTTCCATTTGCTAGTAAATCAACGACAGTATCTCAGGACATTCCGGTAGCGATGGGATTAACGAGAGGACCAGTACCAAACATTTATACAAATGGTGGAGATGCAGTACAACCATCCATAGAAGTCCCAGTTCCGTACCAATAG
- a CDS encoding sulfite exporter TauE/SafE family protein translates to MEFIVLVVIALASGLIGSLVGLGGGIILVPATLFVGLNLGMLPDITPQKVVGLSVVMMIFTGLASTLSYMKSKTVDYKSGFIFFLGSVPGTILGAWVNKGLDLPSFNLYFGILLIVISIILLVRDKLKPVQWFVKNGTQHQFIDEAGKTYVYGYPIWFALLFCFAVGFASGLFGIGGGSMIVPAMIILFLFPPHVAVATSMYMVFLTSIVNSASHIYLGHVPWLYTIPVIPGAYIGAKLGAALNKKIKSDTLVLALRIILLLLGIRSIIEGLL, encoded by the coding sequence ATGGAGTTTATTGTTTTAGTAGTGATTGCACTAGCCTCGGGGCTCATTGGTTCGCTTGTAGGGCTCGGTGGAGGAATTATTTTAGTACCTGCAACTTTATTTGTAGGATTAAACCTCGGGATGCTCCCAGATATTACACCGCAAAAAGTGGTAGGGTTATCGGTTGTAATGATGATCTTCACTGGGCTAGCGTCCACTTTAAGCTATATGAAATCCAAAACAGTGGATTACAAAAGCGGGTTTATATTCTTTTTAGGTAGTGTTCCAGGGACGATATTAGGTGCATGGGTAAATAAAGGTTTGGATTTACCCTCATTTAACTTATATTTTGGGATATTATTAATTGTTATATCGATAATTTTACTTGTACGCGATAAATTGAAACCTGTACAATGGTTTGTGAAAAATGGTACACAACATCAGTTTATCGATGAAGCAGGAAAAACGTATGTCTACGGATATCCAATTTGGTTTGCGTTATTATTTTGCTTTGCAGTTGGCTTTGCCTCAGGATTATTTGGAATTGGTGGCGGCTCAATGATCGTGCCTGCAATGATTATTTTGTTTTTATTTCCACCACATGTTGCAGTGGCAACTTCGATGTATATGGTATTCCTAACTTCGATTGTGAACTCTGCGAGTCATATTTATTTAGGACATGTACCGTGGCTTTATACGATTCCTGTTATTCCTGGAGCTTATATCGGGGCTAAATTAGGGGCAGCACTTAATAAAAAAATTAAATCCGATACACTTGTCCTAGCACTACGAATTATTTTATTATTATTAGGAATTCGTTCCATTATAGAGGGCTTATTGTAA
- the lipA gene encoding lipoyl synthase produces MTSCKPTSHEKEEHVRKPDWLKIKLNTNDEYKGLKKLMREKNLHTVCEEARCPNIHECWGERRTATMMILGSVCTRACRFCAVKTGLPNELDLAEPERVADSVAIMNLKHVVITMVARDDLKDGGAEVLAETVRAIRRKSPFTSVEVLPSDLGGLKENLQLLMDSKPDILNHNIETVRRLTPRVRARAKYERSLDFLRLAKEMQPDIPTKSSLMIGLGETHEEILEVMDDLRANNVDIMTIGQYLQPTKKHLSVKKYYSPIEFGKLRKIAMEKGFKHCEAGPLVRSSYHADEQVNAATKERQLQAEV; encoded by the coding sequence ATGACATCCTGTAAACCTACTAGCCATGAAAAAGAAGAACATGTAAGAAAACCTGATTGGCTTAAAATTAAACTAAACACGAACGATGAATATAAAGGTCTTAAAAAGCTTATGCGTGAAAAAAATCTTCATACAGTATGTGAAGAAGCTCGCTGTCCAAATATTCATGAATGCTGGGGTGAGCGTCGTACTGCAACAATGATGATTTTAGGATCAGTTTGTACACGTGCTTGTCGTTTCTGCGCAGTAAAAACCGGTTTACCAAATGAGTTAGATCTTGCAGAACCAGAACGTGTTGCAGACTCAGTAGCCATTATGAATTTAAAGCACGTTGTTATAACAATGGTAGCACGTGATGATTTAAAGGATGGCGGTGCAGAAGTATTAGCTGAAACAGTGCGCGCTATTCGCCGTAAAAGTCCTTTCACGTCTGTAGAAGTATTACCTTCTGACCTTGGTGGTCTGAAGGAAAATCTTCAACTTTTAATGGACTCTAAACCAGATATTTTAAATCATAATATTGAAACAGTACGCCGTTTGACACCAAGAGTACGTGCACGTGCGAAATATGAACGTTCATTAGATTTTCTTCGTTTAGCAAAAGAGATGCAACCAGACATTCCAACAAAGTCATCATTAATGATTGGCTTAGGAGAAACGCATGAAGAAATTTTAGAAGTAATGGACGATTTACGTGCAAATAACGTGGATATTATGACAATTGGTCAATATTTGCAACCAACAAAAAAACATTTATCTGTAAAAAAATATTATTCACCTATTGAATTTGGCAAACTTCGCAAAATTGCAATGGAAAAAGGCTTCAAGCATTGTGAAGCAGGACCACTCGTACGCAGTAGTTATCATGCCGATGAGCAAGTGAATGCTGCAACGAAGGAGCGACAACTACAAGCTGAAGTATAA
- a CDS encoding bifunctional metallophosphatase/5'-nucleotidase — protein MLEKIHIFHTNDLHSHFKYWPRMQNYVTTQRAQYEALGETSFLVDVGDHLDRSNIYTDATIGKGNVQLLNNAGYDVVTIGNNEGITLSHEELFHLYDDALFEVVVGNVNAFNGVNPTWLKPYVILTTKYDTKIAVIAATAMFEIYYKELNWQIDDARSSLIRLTHQLRKEVDIVVCLSHLGITEDELLAEECPGIDVIFGSHTHHTLPNGKFINGVLLTGGGKFGQYTGHLVLEYDKKTREIVEKKDTLIHNKDLPIVENEKEFLLSLEEEGKSLLDKPVFSTKKTYNKEWFHYSQLSHLFAQAILEKSGADCALFNAGIFLDGLPKGTVTALDLHKIFPHPINLCTIELSVSEMKEIFQQSKNEEWPNMELKGLGFRGVIFGKMLTYGFAMNEDRQLLINGKMADNDRTYKLVTLDLFTFGYFYPSFKYAKKKYILPDFLRNIMLDYGQSFFKR, from the coding sequence ATGCTGGAAAAAATTCATATTTTTCACACAAATGATTTGCATAGTCATTTTAAGTATTGGCCACGAATGCAAAACTATGTGACTACGCAACGTGCTCAGTATGAGGCTTTAGGTGAAACGAGCTTTTTAGTTGATGTTGGGGATCATTTAGATAGGTCGAATATTTATACAGATGCCACAATTGGCAAGGGCAATGTCCAATTATTAAACAACGCCGGTTATGATGTTGTCACAATAGGCAATAATGAGGGCATTACATTGTCGCATGAAGAGCTCTTTCATTTATACGATGACGCGCTATTTGAAGTCGTAGTGGGGAATGTTAATGCATTTAATGGGGTAAATCCAACGTGGTTGAAGCCTTACGTTATATTAACAACGAAATACGATACAAAAATTGCAGTTATTGCTGCGACAGCAATGTTCGAAATCTATTATAAGGAATTGAACTGGCAAATAGATGATGCTCGAAGCTCACTTATTCGTTTAACTCATCAACTTCGGAAAGAAGTTGATATTGTTGTTTGTCTGTCACATTTAGGAATTACTGAAGATGAGCTATTAGCGGAGGAATGTCCAGGAATCGATGTCATTTTTGGTTCACATACCCATCATACGTTGCCAAATGGTAAGTTTATCAACGGTGTCTTGCTCACAGGTGGAGGAAAATTTGGTCAATATACGGGACACCTCGTACTAGAATACGATAAAAAAACGAGGGAAATTGTTGAAAAAAAGGATACTTTAATTCATAATAAGGACTTGCCAATTGTTGAAAATGAAAAAGAGTTTCTGCTATCTTTAGAAGAAGAAGGTAAAAGCTTATTAGACAAGCCTGTATTTTCAACCAAAAAGACGTACAATAAAGAATGGTTCCACTACTCACAATTATCACATCTATTTGCGCAAGCAATATTAGAAAAAAGTGGTGCGGACTGTGCGTTATTTAATGCAGGGATTTTTTTAGACGGCCTTCCAAAAGGAACGGTAACAGCGCTTGATTTGCATAAAATTTTTCCACATCCTATTAATTTATGTACAATTGAATTGTCAGTTTCGGAAATGAAAGAAATTTTTCAGCAATCGAAAAATGAAGAATGGCCCAATATGGAACTTAAAGGGTTAGGTTTTAGGGGCGTTATTTTTGGTAAGATGCTGACATATGGCTTTGCTATGAATGAGGATCGTCAATTGCTCATAAATGGTAAGATGGCAGATAATGATCGTACTTATAAATTAGTGACACTTGATTTGTTTACGTTCGGTTATTTTTATCCAAGCTTTAAATATGCAAAGAAAAAATATATTTTACCTGATTTTTTACGAAACATTATGTTAGATTATGGGCAAAGTTTCTTTAAGCGATAG
- a CDS encoding HD-GYP domain-containing protein, whose translation MRLISIDVLKEGMVLGRTIWNEAGHPLLKKDVVINERIIERLQQLNTHYLYIDDKLSEGIEVKETVPTDVRNKTISTIKDSFQSINGLSTVNASYILDQQSKAIVTIVDELLSAVTGNNEILTVLTDAYLFDEYLYQHSFHVTLYSIAIAKELGHSAEDLRLIGIGALLHDVGKLMVPKEILKKPGRLTHEEFEMMKMHTRFGFDLLRNLHSISLLVAHCAFQHHERIDGSGYPRGLVDFEIHPFAKIIGVADVFDAVTTNRVYREKMLPSQGLAIVEAGSGTLYDARIVNALKKSVVHYPNGLILKLSDGRRGIVSKQNNLDSSLPWIRIFEEQNELLTATYEINLVDYPTVTIDSIETDYVVPSRVV comes from the coding sequence ATGCGATTAATTTCAATCGATGTATTAAAAGAAGGTATGGTATTAGGAAGAACCATTTGGAATGAGGCAGGTCATCCACTTTTAAAGAAAGACGTTGTCATTAATGAACGTATTATTGAAAGACTTCAACAGTTGAATACTCATTATTTATATATAGACGACAAACTTTCTGAAGGCATTGAAGTGAAGGAAACGGTTCCTACTGATGTCCGAAACAAAACCATTTCGACCATAAAAGATTCTTTTCAATCAATAAATGGTTTAAGTACGGTTAATGCCTCTTATATACTTGATCAGCAATCGAAAGCGATTGTTACGATTGTCGATGAACTACTCTCAGCTGTTACAGGTAATAATGAAATTTTAACGGTTTTAACAGATGCTTATTTATTCGATGAATACTTATATCAGCATTCTTTTCATGTTACCTTATATTCGATTGCTATTGCAAAAGAATTGGGACATTCAGCCGAAGATCTTCGTTTAATTGGTATTGGTGCCTTATTGCATGATGTTGGAAAGCTTATGGTGCCGAAAGAGATACTCAAAAAACCAGGTCGCTTAACGCATGAGGAATTTGAAATGATGAAAATGCACACGCGTTTTGGTTTTGATTTATTACGTAATTTACATTCCATTTCCTTACTGGTTGCACATTGTGCTTTTCAACATCATGAACGCATTGATGGAAGTGGCTATCCACGTGGTTTAGTTGATTTTGAAATCCATCCATTTGCTAAAATTATTGGTGTAGCTGATGTATTCGATGCGGTGACTACAAATCGGGTATATCGTGAAAAGATGCTTCCTTCACAAGGGCTAGCCATTGTAGAAGCTGGCTCAGGTACACTTTATGATGCGCGTATTGTCAATGCATTGAAAAAATCAGTTGTACATTATCCGAATGGACTGATTTTAAAATTATCAGACGGTCGTCGAGGAATTGTTTCTAAACAAAATAATTTGGATTCTTCCTTGCCGTGGATTCGAATTTTTGAAGAACAAAATGAATTACTCACAGCGACATACGAAATTAATTTAGTGGACTATCCAACTGTAACAATTGATAGTATTGAAACCGATTATGTAGTACCATCGAGAGTCGTATAA
- a CDS encoding YuzB family protein, with product MNPMVEFCVSNLANGSQKTYEILERDPNIDVLEYGCLSYCTKCSESFYAIVNGDLVEAASPDELTKAIYQFIEENPLW from the coding sequence ATGAATCCAATGGTTGAATTTTGTGTAAGTAATTTAGCAAATGGCTCACAGAAAACTTATGAAATACTCGAACGCGATCCAAATATCGACGTTTTGGAATATGGCTGCCTCAGCTACTGTACGAAGTGTTCTGAATCCTTTTATGCGATTGTAAATGGTGATTTAGTTGAAGCTGCTTCTCCTGATGAGCTCACAAAAGCTATATATCAATTTATCGAAGAAAATCCATTATGGTAA
- a CDS encoding DUF86 domain-containing protein codes for MYFVDRNKITTNLQYLDKLLAIFEAEDNWLQSDITKLAIERIGHNVMESMMDVGNLMIDGFIMRDPGSYEDIIDILIDEKVVSTDIEASLKAVVGLRKMLVREFTSVDITEVVNVLTASLPALKQFAPAVNSYLTNELGPVSAFLPEDHQ; via the coding sequence GTGTATTTTGTAGATCGAAATAAAATCACAACAAACTTACAGTACTTAGATAAACTATTAGCTATTTTTGAGGCAGAGGATAACTGGCTTCAAAGTGATATTACGAAATTAGCAATCGAGCGTATCGGTCATAACGTGATGGAATCAATGATGGATGTAGGTAACTTGATGATTGACGGCTTTATTATGCGTGATCCAGGTAGCTATGAGGATATAATTGATATTTTAATCGATGAAAAAGTTGTATCAACTGACATCGAAGCATCGTTAAAGGCTGTTGTAGGCTTACGTAAAATGCTTGTTCGTGAATTTACATCTGTAGATATTACTGAAGTTGTGAACGTTTTAACGGCAAGCTTACCTGCTTTAAAGCAGTTTGCACCAGCTGTGAATAGCTACTTAACAAATGAGTTAGGTCCCGTATCAGCATTTTTACCTGAGGATCATCAATGA
- a CDS encoding YutD family protein: MIIIEGYEYEIVEDYREAFQEEAFKERYSDILVKYDYIVGDWGYNQLRLKGFFDDKNQKSTFDTKISTLQDYLYEYCNFGCAYFVLRKGGKVILQPDVVVNEATEVTKPNDNEQIAE, translated from the coding sequence TTGATAATTATAGAAGGATATGAATATGAAATTGTTGAAGATTACCGTGAAGCTTTTCAGGAAGAAGCCTTTAAAGAGCGGTACTCAGATATTTTAGTCAAATATGATTATATTGTAGGCGACTGGGGCTATAATCAGCTACGTCTAAAAGGTTTTTTTGATGATAAAAATCAAAAATCTACCTTTGATACGAAAATTAGTACGCTTCAAGATTACTTATATGAGTATTGTAATTTTGGCTGTGCATATTTTGTTTTACGTAAAGGCGGTAAAGTTATTTTACAGCCCGACGTTGTAGTAAATGAAGCAACCGAAGTGACAAAACCAAATGACAATGAACAAATAGCAGAATAG
- a CDS encoding TIGR01457 family HAD-type hydrolase — MKTYKAYCFDLDGTVYRGKEGIPSAVAFIQRLQQQGVEPFYVTNNSSKTREQLQESLKAIGVEAPLHHIYSSALVTAKYVALNYSGKKVAMMGSDGIRLALKNEGIEPVDNEPDVFVMGIDRTLDYMALAKATIAVQNGAIFIATNQDIKFPTEYGFLPGNGSFARLVGDVAGVEPIYIGKPSPAMLDIIAIEHRFTKDEMVMIGDNYDTDIMCGIRFGCDTIHVNTGVTPTSAVLEKELQPTYLVETLV, encoded by the coding sequence ATGAAAACTTATAAGGCTTATTGCTTTGATTTAGATGGCACTGTCTACCGCGGTAAGGAAGGTATTCCTTCTGCGGTTGCTTTTATACAGAGATTACAGCAACAAGGGGTTGAACCCTTTTACGTGACAAACAACTCTTCTAAAACGAGAGAGCAATTACAAGAATCTTTAAAAGCTATTGGAGTAGAAGCACCACTTCATCATATTTATTCAAGTGCTTTAGTTACGGCAAAGTATGTAGCTCTGAATTATTCAGGCAAGAAAGTAGCGATGATGGGCTCAGATGGTATTAGATTGGCGTTAAAAAATGAAGGAATTGAACCTGTAGACAACGAGCCAGATGTATTTGTTATGGGAATAGATCGGACTTTGGATTATATGGCATTAGCAAAGGCAACGATTGCAGTGCAAAATGGTGCTATATTTATCGCAACAAATCAAGATATTAAGTTTCCAACAGAATATGGATTTTTACCTGGGAATGGGTCATTTGCGCGCTTAGTAGGGGATGTTGCAGGCGTCGAGCCGATATACATCGGTAAGCCATCACCCGCAATGCTCGACATCATCGCAATAGAGCATCGTTTTACAAAAGATGAGATGGTGATGATTGGTGATAACTACGATACAGACATTATGTGTGGTATTCGTTTCGGCTGTGATACTATTCACGTCAACACAGGCGTAACACCAACAAGTGCCGTGCTTGAAAAAGAATTGCAACCTACTTATTTAGTAGAAACGCTCGTTTAA
- a CDS encoding undecaprenyl-diphosphate phosphatase, with protein sequence MELFDLIKAIILGFIEGMTEFAPVSSTGHLIIVDDMWLQTNILLGDKAAITFKIVIQLGSILAVFLVFWKRILSLLGFNKNITSHLNLFHVVIALLPATVLGLTFKDFIDKLFKIETVIVALIIGAVLMIFADKFGPEKSKVVSLDQITYKQAFMIGIIQCLSLWPGFSRSGATISGGVLLGINHKVAADFTFIMAVPIMIGASSVSIVKNWEYLSFDYLGFYTAGFISSFAFSLISIRFFLKIISRIKLTPFAIYRIILAIILVFMLYM encoded by the coding sequence ATGGAACTTTTTGATCTAATTAAAGCGATTATCTTAGGTTTTATTGAAGGAATGACAGAGTTTGCACCTGTTTCATCAACTGGTCACTTAATTATTGTAGATGACATGTGGCTACAAACAAATATACTTTTAGGAGATAAAGCTGCAATTACATTTAAAATTGTAATTCAATTAGGCTCAATTTTAGCTGTTTTTCTTGTTTTTTGGAAACGTATTTTAAGTCTGTTAGGGTTTAATAAAAATATAACGTCTCATTTAAACTTGTTCCATGTTGTAATTGCTTTATTACCTGCAACTGTATTGGGTTTAACTTTTAAGGATTTTATTGACAAATTATTTAAAATAGAGACGGTCATAGTGGCTCTAATTATTGGTGCAGTTCTTATGATTTTTGCTGATAAATTTGGTCCTGAAAAATCGAAAGTTGTCTCTTTGGATCAAATTACTTATAAACAAGCATTTATGATTGGAATTATACAATGTTTATCACTTTGGCCTGGATTTTCACGTTCAGGAGCGACGATTTCAGGTGGCGTTTTACTTGGAATCAATCATAAAGTAGCAGCTGATTTTACCTTTATCATGGCTGTACCAATTATGATAGGCGCAAGTAGTGTATCAATCGTTAAAAATTGGGAATACTTATCCTTTGATTATTTAGGGTTTTACACTGCGGGTTTTATTAGCTCGTTTGCTTTTTCTCTTATATCCATTCGCTTCTTTTTAAAAATTATTTCCCGTATTAAATTAACCCCATTTGCAATTTACCGAATCATATTGGCTATTATCTTAGTCTTTATGTTATATATGTGA
- a CDS encoding D-glycero-alpha-D-manno-heptose-1,7-bisphosphate 7-phosphatase, with product MKRAVFLDRDGVINEVLTKRVKFVNKPQQLFFLPGVPEAIKNLNKFFDYVFVVTNQGGVGLGFMKESQLKKIHVHMASELKKQGAIIHEVVYCPHKPKAGCDCRKPNSKLIVDLAETYDVDLSKSYMVGDTDTDIIAGKRAGTKGVFLGKHDPLADAIFPNLISAVDWIIEDAQF from the coding sequence ATAAAAAGAGCAGTATTTTTGGACAGGGATGGCGTTATTAACGAAGTGTTGACCAAAAGGGTTAAATTTGTAAATAAACCGCAGCAACTGTTTTTCTTACCCGGCGTACCGGAAGCGATAAAAAATTTGAATAAGTTTTTTGATTATGTTTTTGTTGTAACGAATCAAGGGGGTGTGGGATTAGGTTTTATGAAGGAAAGTCAACTTAAAAAAATACACGTTCATATGGCGAGTGAATTAAAGAAACAAGGCGCTATTATTCATGAAGTAGTGTATTGTCCTCATAAACCAAAAGCTGGTTGTGACTGTCGTAAGCCGAATAGCAAGTTAATTGTTGATCTTGCTGAAACATACGATGTTGATTTATCTAAGTCCTATATGGTGGGGGATACAGATACAGACATAATAGCAGGGAAACGAGCTGGTACAAAGGGCGTTTTTTTAGGTAAACATGATCCACTAGCTGATGCAATATTCCCTAATTTAATAAGTGCAGTAGACTGGATAATAGAAGATGCACAATTTTAG
- a CDS encoding DUF3055 domain-containing protein: protein MERFFLYDDVEDTKTRFVSFAGQKLRYDLAILQSGRFFGKVLVMDIQFGRFAIIGPDDIEEPGYLEHVYNRSEEDTVELREYLRELLN, encoded by the coding sequence ATGGAACGTTTTTTCTTATATGATGATGTAGAAGATACAAAAACACGCTTTGTAAGTTTCGCAGGGCAAAAACTTCGTTACGATTTAGCCATTTTACAATCTGGACGCTTCTTTGGAAAGGTGCTTGTAATGGATATCCAATTTGGCCGTTTCGCCATTATAGGACCAGACGATATAGAAGAACCTGGCTACCTTGAGCATGTGTACAACCGTTCTGAAGAGGACACAGTGGAATTGCGTGAATACTTACGTGAATTACTTAATTGA
- a CDS encoding YolD-like family protein, giving the protein MAAKTKTSAKKKEPKHLDRDEFDLEEIAYTLTESMQGNKVYTYTIYKHDELLEGTVVKMDANTKLIHIKDRFMGIHKIHFLDILKVSDVE; this is encoded by the coding sequence ATGGCTGCTAAAACAAAAACATCAGCAAAAAAGAAAGAACCTAAACATTTAGATCGTGATGAATTCGATCTTGAAGAAATCGCGTATACCTTAACAGAATCGATGCAAGGAAATAAAGTTTATACATACACAATTTACAAACATGATGAGCTGTTAGAGGGTACAGTCGTAAAAATGGATGCAAACACTAAATTAATCCACATTAAAGACAGATTTATGGGCATCCATAAGATACATTTTTTAGACATTTTAAAAGTATCTGACGTTGAATAA
- a CDS encoding aconitate hydratase, producing the protein MIKPDERRNVHEFIIMDMAIKSLQNDYDKLGNLKMAEVYIKIVDDLLKDLRSDYFNKKRMLAKQKIEVVKWIHIDEYFSDIVLKTPGENVELRYAKQALKTQVEKLLIEHLKSHSFEK; encoded by the coding sequence ATGATTAAGCCTGATGAGCGAAGAAATGTACATGAATTTATCATTATGGATATGGCCATAAAATCGTTGCAGAATGATTACGATAAACTAGGAAATCTAAAAATGGCAGAGGTATATATCAAAATAGTTGATGACCTATTGAAAGATTTAAGAAGTGATTATTTCAATAAAAAACGAATGCTTGCTAAACAAAAAATCGAGGTAGTGAAGTGGATTCATATAGACGAATATTTTAGTGACATTGTTTTGAAAACTCCTGGAGAAAATGTAGAATTGCGGTACGCTAAACAAGCACTAAAAACACAAGTAGAAAAATTATTAATAGAACATTTAAAAAGTCACTCATTTGAAAAATAA
- a CDS encoding DUF72 domain-containing protein yields the protein MIRVGLTGWGDHPSLYSGVTASKDKLFDYAGHFLTVELDTSFYAIPSVDNVRKWCELTPDSFRFVIKAYQGMTGHLRGEIPFESKNDMFNAFIECANEFKRHGKLAIILAQFPPWFDCQSKNVQYLLYIRQQLKEFDVAIEFRNQTWYAEKVVKQTMDFLKEHQFIHTICDEPQAGIGSVPFYPEVTANKALVRIHGRNIHGWRNTGNSENWRKVRFLYDYNKEELQQLGKHLQSIEPNVQELFVLFNNNSGQHAAKNAKELQEMLAIRDVGLAPKQLNMFEGEV from the coding sequence TTGATTCGAGTTGGGTTAACAGGTTGGGGCGATCATCCTTCGTTATATAGTGGAGTGACTGCCTCAAAGGACAAATTATTCGATTACGCAGGTCATTTTTTAACGGTAGAATTAGATACATCTTTTTATGCCATTCCGTCAGTGGATAATGTTCGAAAATGGTGTGAGCTAACACCAGATTCATTTCGTTTTGTAATAAAGGCTTACCAAGGAATGACCGGACATTTGCGAGGGGAAATTCCATTTGAATCCAAAAACGATATGTTCAATGCTTTTATCGAATGTGCTAATGAATTTAAACGTCACGGGAAGTTAGCAATAATATTGGCACAATTTCCGCCATGGTTTGATTGTCAGTCAAAAAATGTACAATACTTATTGTATATTAGGCAACAATTAAAAGAGTTCGATGTGGCAATCGAGTTTCGGAATCAGACATGGTATGCAGAGAAGGTTGTTAAGCAAACAATGGATTTTTTAAAGGAACATCAATTTATTCATACAATTTGTGATGAACCGCAAGCAGGTATTGGTTCTGTCCCATTTTATCCTGAAGTAACGGCAAATAAAGCACTCGTCCGTATTCATGGACGCAATATTCATGGCTGGCGTAATACGGGCAATTCAGAAAACTGGCGCAAAGTTCGTTTTTTATATGATTACAATAAAGAAGAACTACAACAACTCGGAAAGCATCTCCAAAGCATAGAGCCTAATGTGCAAGAGTTATTTGTTTTATTTAATAATAATTCTGGTCAACATGCTGCAAAAAATGCGAAGGAGCTTCAAGAGATGCTAGCTATTCGAGATGTTGGCCTAGCACCAAAACAATTAAATATGTTTGAAGGAGAAGTATAA